Proteins encoded by one window of Rutidosis leptorrhynchoides isolate AG116_Rl617_1_P2 chromosome 7, CSIRO_AGI_Rlap_v1, whole genome shotgun sequence:
- the LOC139857678 gene encoding NAC domain-containing protein 83-like has product MSTHQNKNGEKVKMDVSKLNFVRDGATRLPPGFRFQPTDQEIVFQYLIRKVFSCPLPASIVPEIVNICKLNPWDLPGDWEQDRYFFSKKEAKYGNGNRSNRASDDGYWKATGFDKQITRCCNNDSNSRKKDIITGMKKTLVFHKRKHVHGESTTRTCWIMHEYRLVHSSYSPKSSSNDKRAYIQMGNWVLCHIFLNKRSRKIGSADGKPLSSGITPQKELLHHGFMMRVNNGMNVTNEPSSSSSSSCCSSEVTQEVSSCRKLLDHEGVYQE; this is encoded by the exons ATGTCAACTCATCAAAATAAGAATGGAGAAAAGGTTAAGATGGATGTATCAAAGCTCAATTTTGTTAGGGATGGAGCCACTCGATTGCCACCCGGTTTCAGGTTTCAGCCAACTGATCAAGAGATTGTATTTCAGTATCTGATTCGTAAAGTCTTCTCGTGCCCTCTTCCTGCTTCAATCGTTCCAGAAATAGTCAACATTTGCAAACTTAATCCTTGGGACTTGCCAG GGGATTGGGAACAAGATAGGTATTTTTTCAGCAAAAAGGAGGCTAAGTATGGCAATGGAAATAGATCGAATAGGGCAAGTGATGACGGATACTGGAAAGCAACTGGTTTCGACAAACAGATCACAAGGTGTTGTAACAACGATTCAAACTCTAGAAAAAAAGATATTATAACAGGGATGAAGAAAACACTTGTTTTCCACAAAAGAAAGCATGTGCATGGggagtcaaccacaagaacctgtTGGATTATGCACGAATATCGCCTCGTTCATTCATCTTACTCGCCAAAATCCAGCTCGAACGATAAG AGAGCTTATATTCAAATGGGAAATTGGGTTCTATGTCATATATTTCTGAACAAAAGAAGTAGAAAAATAGGAAGTGCAGATGGGAAGCCATTATCAAGTGGTATAACTCCACAAAAAGAGCTTCTGCATCATGGTTTTATGATGAGGGTTAATAATGGGATGAATGTTACAAATgaaccatcatcttcttcatcatcatcttgttgTTCAAGTGAGGTGACTCAAGAGGTTTCTTCATGTAGAAAGTTATTAGATCATGAAGGTGTATATCAAGAATAA
- the LOC139857677 gene encoding probable serine/threonine-protein kinase At1g54610 has product MGCVLTKRATSDHHSKPSSARHNVEQVACSNEVTCNTRDETPHKINQVITKVPASNPGKLKPGFTLKTHTGWPSWLCDVAGDAIKDWTPRLANTFEKIDKIGQGTYSNVYKARDLITGKIVALKKVRFDNLEPESVKFMAREILILKKLNHPNIIKLQGLVTSRMSCSLYLIFEYMEHDLSGLAAIQGVKFTEPQIKCYIKQLLSGLEHCHQNGVLHRDIKGSNLLIDNDGILKIADFGLASFYNPQHKQPMTSRVVTLWYRPPELLLGATYYGVGVDLWSAGCILAELLAGKPILPGRTEVEQLHKIFKLCGSPSDAYWRKYRLPNATLFKPQHPYKRCIAETFNDFPSSSLPLLETLLAIDPKDRGSATSTLNSNFLTSNPYACEPSELPKYPPSKEIDVKLREEEARRQRGLSGKSHAPDGYRRTRARERVSRAVPAPEANAEIQSNLDRRRVITEANAKSKSEKFPPPHQDAAVGYQSHNGGPASFSTIDDNSFGSSIINSNSSTSVKKSESSRRKKTNKEPSRKFIRTLLPTSISLSMDFGLKKKKEPVSEVFGSIR; this is encoded by the exons atgggaTGTGTGCTCACTAAAAGAGCCACTTCAGATCACCACTCTAAACCATCTTCAGCTAGACATAACGTCGAACAGGTGGCGTGTTCGAATGAAGTTACTTGTAACACTAGAGATGAAACTCCTCACAAGATCAATCAGGTAATTACCAAAGTTCCGGCTTCAAATCCTGGCAAACTTAAGCCTGGGTTCACCTTGAAGACCCATACTGGTTGGCCTTCATGGTTGTGTGATGTTGCTGGTGACGCCATTAAAGATTGGACTCCCCGTCTTGCTAATACATTCGAAAAAATCGATAAG ATTGGGCAAGGGACATATAGCAATGTATATAAAGCTAGGGATTTGATAACAGGAAAGATTGTTGCTTTGAAGAAAGTTAGGTTTGATAATTTAGAGCCAGAAAGTGTCAAGTTTATGGCAAGAGAGATTCTTATACTAAAGAAATTAAATCATCCGAATATTATTAAGCTTCAAGGATTAGTTACTTCAAGAATGTCTTGTAGTCTTTACCTTATATTCGAGTACATGGAACACGATCTCTCCGGTCTTGCCGCCATCCAAGGCGTCAAGTTTACAGAGCCACAG ATTAAATGCTACATAAAACAGCTTCTTTCTGGGCTTGAGCATTGTCACCAGAATGGCGTATTGCATCGTGATATTAAGGGATCAAATTTATTAATTGACAATGATGGTATACTCAAGATAGCTGATTTTGGGTTGGCTTCTTTTTATAATCCACAACATAAGCAACCGATGACTAGTCGTGTTGTTACTCTGTGGTATCGACCACCGGAGCTGCTTCTTGGTGCCACTTATTATGGTGTTGGTGTTGACCTGTGGAGTGCTGGCTGCATTTTGGCTGAGCTTCTTGCTGGGAAACCGATATTGCCGGGACGCACAGAG GTTGAACAGCTACACAAGATATTTAAATTATGTGGCTCTCCATCAGATGCATATTGGAGGAAGTACCGATTACCAAATGCGACTCTTTTCAAGCCGCAACATCCATACAAACGTTGTATAGCTGAAACGTTTAACGATTTTCCATCTTCTTCTCTACCTTTACTAGAAACTCTTCTTGCAATTGACCCTAAGGACCGAGGCTCTGCCACGTCAACCCTAAATAGCAAT TTCTTGACTTCCAATCCTTATGCTTGTGAACCATCAGAATTACCGAAATATCCTCCCAGCAAAGAAATAGATGtcaaattgagggaggaagaagctAGAAG ACAAAGAGGCTTAAGTGGTAAATCTCATGCTCCGGACGGATATAGAAGAACAAGAGCCCGTGAACGGGTCAGCCGTGCAGTTCCAGCTCCAGAAGCCAATGCGGAGATCCAATCGAACTTAGAT AGACGGAGAGTTATAACTGAAGCAAATGCCAAAAGCAAGAGCGAAAAATTCCCACCTCCCCATCAAGATGCAGCTGTCGGGTATCAATCACATAACGGCGGCCCTGCATCTTTTAGCAcaattgatgacaattcattcgggtCTTCAATTATTAACTCAAATTCTTCAACATCAGTCAAAAAGTCTGAGTCTTCAAGGCGAAAAAAGACTAATAAAGAACCATCACGTAAGTTCATCCGTACTTTACTTCCTACCTCAATTAGTCTATCAATGGATTTTGggttaaaaaagaaaaaagaaccggtttCCGAGGTATTTGGCAGCATAAGGTAG